A window of the Desulfopila inferna genome harbors these coding sequences:
- a CDS encoding class I SAM-dependent methyltransferase, which produces MSQNTLCIVLASRFPRQREKAAALAEKLGLPLQESHENRCKYHLVYTDIRLELQHNPGCTTQKEKPVYIDLFPSGSIHQRLLTTSIKDPLCKAVGIKSGKRPSIIDTTAGMGMDGITLAWLGCSVLLIERNPVVHALLHDGIRRAVEDWRFQKIIGNNLRLMEGNSTEILPHLSRADTVFVDPMYPETVKGGALNKKEMRMLREIVGGDIDSRELFLTALQTADNRVVVKRPKNAEPISPVPKPSHRILMKSGRFDVYLLPPKNHL; this is translated from the coding sequence ATGTCTCAAAATACATTATGCATTGTACTTGCAAGCAGATTCCCTCGACAGAGAGAAAAGGCAGCTGCTCTTGCAGAAAAACTGGGTCTTCCTCTCCAAGAGAGCCACGAGAACCGCTGTAAATATCACCTTGTATATACAGATATTCGACTTGAGCTTCAACATAATCCTGGCTGCACCACACAGAAAGAAAAGCCCGTCTATATTGACCTTTTCCCGAGCGGCTCTATCCATCAGCGTTTGCTGACAACTTCCATCAAGGACCCCCTGTGCAAGGCTGTCGGCATCAAATCGGGTAAGCGACCTTCGATTATCGACACCACGGCGGGTATGGGAATGGATGGAATCACCTTGGCCTGGTTAGGATGTTCGGTTCTGTTAATTGAAAGAAATCCGGTGGTGCACGCCCTGCTGCACGACGGTATTCGGCGTGCTGTGGAAGATTGGCGGTTCCAGAAAATTATTGGTAACAACCTGAGACTTATGGAGGGAAATTCAACAGAAATTTTGCCGCATCTTAGTCGGGCCGATACGGTGTTTGTCGATCCAATGTATCCGGAAACCGTAAAAGGAGGAGCACTGAATAAAAAGGAAATGAGGATGCTCAGAGAGATAGTGGGCGGTGATATTGACAGCAGGGAGCTTTTTTTAACGGCGCTGCAGACTGCAGACAACAGAGTCGTGGTCAAACGACCCAAAAATGCCGAGCCCATCAGCCCAGTTCCGAAACCATCTCACCGGATTTTGATGAAGAGCGGCCGTTTCGACGTCTATTTACTACCACCTAAAAATCATTTGTGA
- the kdsB gene encoding 3-deoxy-manno-octulosonate cytidylyltransferase — protein MKNITGTIKMESNIEVVAIIPARYKSNRFEGKPLASICGKPMIQHVVERAKKVKLLSRIVVATDDIRIGECVESFGGEFVLTRDDHVSGTDRLAEAAEKIGISEHDIVVNIQGDQPLFPEEIVEQVARPLLDDPALPMSTLMYKIIRKEEINDPNHVKTVFDRDNYALYFSRAPIPFQRNPEDTETPTYYKHLGFYAYRKGFLLSFVALPEGEWERFEKLEQLRALEFGYRIRVTLTEHDSIEVDTVEDLKRVEAFLKFHMEK, from the coding sequence ATGAAAAATATCACGGGTACAATAAAAATGGAATCAAATATTGAAGTAGTGGCAATTATTCCCGCCAGATATAAGTCAAATCGTTTCGAAGGCAAACCTTTGGCTTCGATTTGCGGGAAACCAATGATTCAGCACGTGGTTGAAAGGGCTAAAAAGGTAAAGTTATTATCCCGAATCGTCGTGGCGACAGATGATATTCGCATCGGGGAATGTGTCGAATCATTTGGCGGGGAATTTGTGCTTACCAGGGATGATCATGTTTCCGGAACCGACCGCCTTGCCGAGGCTGCGGAAAAAATCGGAATTTCCGAGCACGATATTGTAGTGAATATACAGGGGGATCAGCCCCTTTTTCCTGAAGAAATTGTCGAACAGGTTGCCCGGCCATTACTCGATGATCCGGCCTTGCCGATGTCAACTTTGATGTATAAGATTATACGGAAAGAAGAGATAAATGATCCCAACCATGTAAAGACTGTCTTCGACAGAGATAATTATGCTCTCTATTTCTCCCGCGCTCCCATACCATTTCAACGGAATCCCGAAGACACCGAGACTCCTACCTACTATAAGCATCTCGGCTTCTATGCCTACAGAAAAGGTTTTCTGCTCTCCTTTGTGGCATTGCCGGAAGGGGAATGGGAACGTTTTGAGAAATTAGAACAACTGCGTGCACTGGAGTTCGGGTATCGGATCAGGGTTACCTTGACCGAGCATGATTCCATTGAAGTGGATACAGTGGAGGATCTCAAACGAGTCGAAGCTTTTCTCAAGTTCCACATGGAAAAGTAA
- a CDS encoding gluconeogenesis factor YvcK family protein, producing the protein MKKNGKAELEEYVEKLSRPFLSPLDLLPHSDFREKCIDLVLNGIPGNFDHSIIADFHELRRYLVESEVGDVRVVVFGGGTGLSNIIGGDSRRSSWPREPFAGLKEIFPRTQSIVCVTDDGGSTGELIKDLPIIALGDIRHVLLSSIQLQLLQKRYSITLQEAQDAVDGLASILNFRFLANEITRDKVTAVCQNPEIRLPSQLESYIAHLVDTLFSDNRLSGTLSRSHCLGNLLLVAAIYAKIEKECDNSRLENDRRVANTALYAGIDEFSYRIGTVERAVLPCTTTPSQLRICYTNGVQVTGESKSGDAERGFPVDRVVVDFSDTIHVPPQIFKDIEAADIIIMAPGSLYSSIIPIFQVPGIAEAVRRNKPARKLLISNLWVQAGETDIAISDPERKFYVSDMIRAYERNIPGGTRDLFHEVFCLSLKDVPASVIQNYTLEGKIPIYLDRHIVCDQGYLPIECGIYSKKALAERGVIQHDPEILAQAVKTVFIASRLQKKPDCSVEEADSSSTEIEPQYVQTRNVMYPSRKYRVLESFIQNLPISFSPAEQKTESFNALRSRIIDIIWKHQDISLDHLVFIRGIVCIAKEKWRREQIWDKVFSFFDPEDGYIKIRSDLISDFRKLEVGILIAIGQSLLGNYAKEKRVEEVTVDGVTVGKIYHLHVRGISEIEAFFTSEEIDRYLHFAKMIETSKNDHHFTRLINGNDGFTPPGVLMGLTYAWYLDNRLASHIEYKMALMKIGRSDLIPEQQKMLERRNSMVDFFREVVFSG; encoded by the coding sequence ATGAAAAAAAATGGTAAGGCGGAACTGGAAGAATATGTGGAAAAATTATCCCGTCCATTTCTCTCTCCGCTTGATTTGCTCCCCCATTCGGATTTCAGAGAGAAATGTATTGATCTGGTTTTAAATGGAATTCCCGGAAATTTTGATCACTCAATCATCGCAGACTTTCATGAACTCCGGCGGTATCTGGTCGAGAGCGAAGTAGGTGATGTTCGCGTTGTCGTTTTCGGCGGCGGAACGGGACTTTCCAACATAATAGGCGGAGACAGCCGGAGAAGCTCCTGGCCCAGGGAACCATTTGCCGGTCTGAAGGAGATCTTCCCCCGGACACAATCGATAGTCTGCGTCACCGATGATGGCGGCTCTACCGGCGAACTGATCAAGGATCTTCCCATAATAGCCCTGGGGGATATCCGTCATGTCCTCCTATCTTCAATTCAACTGCAGCTCCTGCAAAAAAGATACAGCATTACCTTGCAGGAGGCTCAGGATGCAGTTGACGGTCTGGCGTCTATTCTTAATTTCAGATTCCTGGCAAATGAGATTACCAGGGACAAGGTGACAGCTGTCTGCCAAAATCCAGAAATCCGTTTGCCATCTCAGCTGGAAAGCTATATTGCCCACCTCGTTGACACGCTTTTTTCGGACAATCGTTTATCCGGTACCCTCTCCCGGTCTCATTGCCTGGGGAATCTCCTCTTAGTTGCAGCTATTTATGCAAAGATAGAGAAGGAATGTGATAACAGCAGACTCGAAAATGACAGAAGAGTGGCCAACACGGCATTATATGCCGGGATTGATGAATTTTCGTACAGAATCGGCACAGTGGAGAGAGCCGTGCTGCCCTGCACTACGACACCGTCCCAACTCCGGATCTGTTATACCAATGGCGTTCAGGTGACGGGTGAGTCCAAATCAGGGGATGCCGAACGTGGATTCCCCGTTGACCGGGTGGTTGTCGACTTTTCTGATACCATTCATGTCCCGCCGCAGATTTTTAAAGACATCGAGGCGGCCGACATTATTATCATGGCCCCGGGCAGCCTTTATAGTTCCATCATTCCAATTTTTCAGGTTCCTGGAATCGCAGAGGCGGTCAGAAGAAATAAACCGGCGCGAAAGCTTTTGATCTCTAATCTCTGGGTTCAGGCCGGGGAAACCGATATCGCTATTTCCGACCCCGAGCGAAAGTTTTATGTATCGGATATGATCAGGGCCTATGAACGAAACATTCCCGGCGGCACCAGAGATCTTTTTCATGAAGTTTTTTGCCTGTCTTTAAAAGATGTTCCCGCCTCGGTAATCCAGAATTATACCCTTGAGGGAAAAATCCCCATTTATCTGGATAGACATATTGTCTGTGACCAGGGATATCTGCCAATCGAGTGCGGAATATATTCCAAAAAAGCGCTGGCGGAGAGAGGTGTTATACAGCATGATCCGGAAATTCTGGCACAAGCGGTCAAAACCGTTTTTATTGCTTCACGACTGCAGAAAAAACCGGATTGCTCGGTGGAGGAGGCGGATTCGTCCTCTACCGAGATTGAACCTCAGTATGTGCAGACCAGAAATGTTATGTATCCTTCACGGAAATACCGGGTGCTGGAATCCTTTATTCAGAATCTGCCCATCTCCTTTTCACCTGCGGAACAAAAAACCGAATCTTTCAATGCCTTACGTAGCCGCATTATCGATATTATCTGGAAACATCAGGATATTTCCTTAGATCACCTGGTGTTCATTCGCGGTATTGTCTGTATTGCCAAGGAAAAATGGCGAAGAGAGCAGATTTGGGACAAGGTGTTTTCTTTTTTTGATCCTGAGGATGGATATATTAAAATTCGATCAGATCTGATCTCCGATTTTCGCAAGCTTGAAGTCGGGATCCTCATAGCCATCGGACAATCTCTTCTGGGTAATTACGCTAAAGAAAAAAGGGTCGAGGAAGTTACTGTCGATGGTGTTACGGTAGGTAAGATATATCATCTGCACGTTCGCGGGATCTCCGAGATTGAAGCTTTTTTTACTTCTGAAGAAATTGACCGCTATCTCCATTTTGCCAAGATGATCGAAACAAGCAAAAATGATCACCATTTTACCCGGTTGATCAATGGGAATGACGGCTTCACTCCTCCCGGTGTACTGATGGGGCTTACCTATGCCTGGTACCTTGATAACAGGCTCGCCTCTCATATAGAATACAAAATGGCTCTGATGAAAATCGGCAGGTCCGATCTCATTCCGGAACAGCAGAAGATGCTGGAACGACGCAATTCCATGGTCGATTTTTTCAGAGAAGTGGTATTTTCAGGATAA
- the hrpA gene encoding ATP-dependent RNA helicase HrpA translates to MNFNYPDTLPVSRQRERILETLRNNQVVIIAGDTGSGKTTQLPKMCLELQLHSSGRIGCTQPRRIAALTVSSRVAEELGEFGHTVGYKIRFQDRTNKGTRIKFMTDGVLLAETRKNRLLPDYDVLIIDEAHERSLNIDFLLGHLKNILPQRPDLKIIVTSATIDTEAFSKHFNNAPIVSIPGKTYPVEVRYSPPDPDEYGELENYIDCCVSAVRQLYTIEPPGDMLVFLPTERDIRNCCDILRKKIPDAEVLPLFGRLHTGDQKKIFLPSKRTKIVVATNVAETSITVPGIRYVVDTGLARMAFYNFRAKTNSLPIQKISRAGCDQRKGRCGRVAPGVCVRLFEEEDYLGREEYSIPEIRRSNLAEVILQMLSYQLGDPSTFPFIDPPLASAINDGYNQLLELGAISGERRLTAIGKKMASMPIDPSISRIVIEAKENNCLKEIMAIATVLAIQDPRVRPSAFEKQADESHEQFIDMQSDFLTFLNIWNLFHKVKTKTSWSRLKKFCKSHFLSFQRMREWIDLHDQMVNILQSQGQLQMNTEDADYNAIHMSLAAGFLRNIAMKKEGGYLGASGKELVIFPGSGQYRKKPSWIIASSFLETSRLYALNAARIEPEWLEKPGGRLCKYSWFNPRYHKKSGRVIAEEKVSLFGLPIIASRKVDFGRTNDANREEARSIFLQSALLEGNLSGSYDFLQHNINLVKNWEDVENRLRTRDILTNETAILQFYQDRLPLSVYDRFTLNRFLKKKKNDAFLKLKEEDVIARTPQDRELADFPPVLTIGSHSLNLEYVFDPASEQDGVTVRIPQALADILRNDIFEWLVPGLIKEKTTYLLKSLPKKIRKHLVPLNIAVDKVLDDIEMYKGSYYRAIEASIFKHFQISVKRSDWTDQLPIHLQMRFVLFDLSGKEVACSRDFSFITSKSETPTPVSLQRAAPKEQETMQQWEEILTATWAFDDLPVNIPLFSDSKEIAGFLYPAVTPVYEKASVTIRFHSTSKKAETETRAGMRYLYRLQFSAQYKSLKNYCSTNLSGPSSLWLVNIFQKKAEAVDSLLNFIVDTVFSTAQGEIPSRQIFEQKIEKARKTNFFDTGKNICDEVLSLLRKRREVISEISRHEELAKKTRTHSAPQYTEYQRMLGEILPDNFLEDFSYDLTDRQRYLQCLIIRIARAHSDLAKDMKKAEMIAPHAQNLATLQEKEKDLSDHCKEKMRIYERMVHEMRIAVFSPELKTALPVSQKKLKTTWRDICEQC, encoded by the coding sequence ATGAATTTCAATTACCCAGACACACTTCCGGTCAGCCGACAGCGTGAGCGGATCCTGGAAACGCTGCGCAACAATCAGGTCGTTATTATTGCCGGTGATACCGGGTCCGGAAAAACCACCCAGCTCCCTAAAATGTGCCTCGAACTGCAGCTCCACTCATCGGGCAGGATAGGTTGCACTCAACCGCGGAGAATCGCAGCCCTGACCGTTTCATCACGAGTGGCTGAAGAACTGGGAGAGTTTGGCCATACAGTGGGATACAAGATCCGTTTTCAGGACCGCACCAACAAGGGCACCAGAATCAAATTTATGACGGATGGTGTGCTGCTGGCCGAAACGCGGAAGAACAGACTTCTGCCCGATTATGACGTTCTGATTATCGATGAAGCTCATGAGAGAAGCCTGAATATCGATTTCCTCCTCGGCCATCTGAAGAATATTCTTCCCCAGCGCCCTGACCTGAAAATTATCGTTACCTCGGCTACCATAGATACGGAAGCCTTCTCCAAACATTTCAACAATGCCCCGATTGTCTCGATCCCTGGTAAAACCTATCCCGTTGAAGTGCGCTACTCTCCCCCTGATCCGGATGAGTACGGTGAACTTGAAAATTATATTGACTGTTGTGTCAGTGCCGTCCGGCAACTCTACACCATAGAACCGCCAGGGGACATGCTGGTTTTCCTCCCCACGGAGAGAGATATCCGCAACTGCTGCGATATTCTGAGGAAGAAAATACCTGATGCAGAGGTACTTCCTCTTTTCGGCAGACTTCATACAGGGGATCAGAAGAAGATCTTCCTGCCGAGCAAACGCACAAAAATCGTGGTTGCCACCAATGTTGCCGAAACATCCATCACCGTTCCCGGGATCCGCTATGTCGTGGATACGGGTCTGGCGCGAATGGCCTTTTATAATTTCCGCGCCAAAACCAACAGCCTGCCGATTCAAAAAATATCGCGAGCCGGCTGCGACCAGCGCAAGGGCCGCTGTGGCCGTGTAGCTCCCGGCGTGTGTGTACGTCTTTTTGAAGAGGAAGATTATCTGGGACGCGAAGAATACAGTATTCCGGAGATCAGACGATCAAATCTTGCAGAGGTCATTCTGCAGATGCTCTCCTATCAGCTCGGCGATCCATCCACCTTTCCGTTTATAGATCCTCCACTGGCTTCGGCTATTAATGACGGCTACAATCAACTGCTGGAACTCGGGGCCATATCCGGGGAGCGCAGGTTGACCGCAATCGGAAAAAAAATGGCCTCGATGCCTATCGATCCCAGTATTTCCCGTATCGTCATCGAGGCAAAAGAGAACAACTGCCTTAAAGAAATCATGGCCATTGCCACTGTTCTGGCAATTCAGGATCCCAGGGTGCGACCATCAGCTTTTGAAAAACAGGCCGATGAGTCCCATGAACAGTTTATCGATATGCAATCGGACTTCCTGACCTTTCTCAATATCTGGAACCTTTTTCATAAAGTAAAGACAAAAACCTCATGGTCCCGCCTGAAAAAATTCTGCAAAAGTCATTTTCTCTCGTTTCAGAGAATGCGCGAATGGATCGATCTTCATGACCAGATGGTCAACATCCTGCAATCACAGGGTCAGCTGCAGATGAACACCGAGGACGCCGACTATAATGCCATCCACATGTCTCTTGCTGCAGGATTTCTGCGAAATATCGCCATGAAAAAGGAAGGGGGGTACCTTGGGGCATCCGGCAAGGAGCTTGTGATTTTTCCCGGATCAGGGCAATACAGGAAAAAACCGTCATGGATCATTGCCTCTTCTTTTTTGGAGACCAGCAGGCTCTATGCCCTGAATGCTGCCCGAATTGAACCTGAATGGCTGGAGAAACCCGGGGGCAGACTCTGCAAATACAGCTGGTTCAATCCCCGCTATCACAAAAAATCAGGAAGAGTTATCGCTGAAGAGAAAGTCTCGCTGTTCGGTCTCCCTATTATTGCCTCGCGCAAAGTGGATTTTGGCCGGACAAACGATGCCAACAGGGAGGAGGCCCGCTCCATTTTTCTTCAGTCGGCACTGCTGGAAGGAAACCTTTCCGGGAGTTATGATTTTCTGCAGCACAATATCAACCTGGTGAAAAACTGGGAAGATGTGGAAAATCGGTTGCGCACCCGTGATATTTTGACAAACGAGACAGCCATTTTGCAGTTTTACCAGGACAGGCTCCCGCTCTCTGTCTATGATCGCTTCACCCTGAACAGATTCCTGAAAAAGAAAAAAAATGACGCCTTCCTCAAACTGAAGGAAGAAGACGTTATTGCAAGAACCCCTCAAGACCGTGAACTCGCCGATTTTCCGCCTGTTCTTACCATAGGTTCACATAGCCTCAACCTGGAATATGTCTTCGACCCGGCAAGTGAACAGGATGGAGTAACTGTCAGAATTCCTCAGGCACTGGCTGATATACTCAGAAACGATATTTTCGAGTGGCTGGTGCCCGGACTGATAAAAGAGAAGACGACATACCTCCTCAAAAGCCTTCCCAAGAAAATCCGCAAGCACCTTGTTCCTCTCAACATCGCTGTGGACAAAGTTCTTGATGATATCGAGATGTATAAAGGTTCCTATTACAGGGCCATTGAAGCTTCGATATTCAAGCATTTCCAGATATCCGTCAAACGATCTGACTGGACGGATCAGCTTCCGATTCATCTGCAGATGCGCTTCGTTCTCTTTGATCTTAGCGGAAAGGAAGTGGCCTGCAGCAGAGACTTCTCCTTTATTACCTCAAAGAGCGAGACTCCCACTCCTGTTTCTCTGCAACGCGCCGCCCCGAAGGAGCAGGAGACAATGCAGCAGTGGGAAGAGATCCTGACCGCAACCTGGGCCTTTGATGATTTGCCGGTAAATATCCCTCTTTTCTCCGACAGCAAGGAGATTGCGGGATTTCTTTATCCTGCGGTTACTCCTGTATATGAGAAAGCATCGGTGACAATTCGCTTCCATTCTACCTCTAAAAAGGCGGAGACGGAAACTCGTGCCGGGATGAGATATCTTTATAGGCTTCAGTTCTCAGCACAATATAAATCTCTTAAAAATTACTGCTCCACAAACTTGTCCGGACCTTCCTCTCTGTGGCTGGTAAACATCTTTCAGAAAAAGGCTGAGGCCGTTGACTCTCTCTTGAATTTTATTGTCGATACGGTATTTTCCACTGCTCAAGGGGAGATACCTTCCAGGCAGATTTTTGAACAAAAGATCGAAAAGGCACGGAAGACGAATTTTTTCGACACCGGCAAAAACATATGTGATGAAGTATTGTCTCTGTTGCGCAAGAGAAGAGAAGTGATCAGTGAAATCAGCCGGCATGAAGAGCTGGCGAAAAAGACCAGAACCCATTCGGCACCACAATATACCGAGTATCAACGTATGCTCGGGGAGATCCTTCCCGATAATTTCCTGGAAGACTTTTCCTATGACCTGACCGATCGTCAAAGATATCTGCAATGCCTTATTATTCGCATTGCCCGTGCTCACTCCGACTTGGCTAAGGATATGAAAAAGGCTGAAATGATTGCTCCTCACGCACAAAATCTGGCAACTTTGCAGGAAAAGGAAAAGGATCTCTCAGACCATTGTAAAGAAAAAATGCGGATTTACGAACGCATGGTACATGAGATGCGCATAGCTGTGTTCTCACCGGAGCTGAAAACCGCCCTGCCTGTATCTCAAAAAAAACTGAAGACTACCTGGAGGGACATCTGTGAGCAGTGCTAA
- the galU gene encoding UTP--glucose-1-phosphate uridylyltransferase GalU has protein sequence MKVRKAVIPVAGLGTRFLPATKAIPKEMLTIVDRPTIQYIVEEVVASGIEQIIFVTSEGKSAIENHFDYNFQLDSVLREKKKVVLGEELNMISNLIDIVSVRQKKPLGLGHAIWTARHVVGDEPFMVLLGDDLVLSKQPCARQMLNLFDDVGESIIAVQRVAPEQTHQYGIVEGEKNGRERTYKVTRLVEKPAPGTTDSDMAIIGRYILMPEIFDLLSRTTPGHGGEIQLTDALLALSKKREMFAYEFEGTRYDAGDKLGYLKAIIAYGLRHTELGEPFKEYLKETLADL, from the coding sequence ATGAAGGTCAGAAAAGCGGTTATTCCGGTAGCAGGCTTAGGAACACGATTTTTGCCGGCAACAAAGGCTATCCCTAAGGAAATGCTCACTATTGTTGATAGACCGACGATACAATATATCGTTGAGGAAGTTGTGGCTTCGGGTATCGAACAGATAATATTTGTCACCAGTGAGGGAAAGTCGGCCATCGAGAATCATTTTGATTATAACTTTCAACTTGATTCCGTTCTTCGGGAAAAAAAGAAGGTCGTCCTCGGTGAAGAGCTTAACATGATCTCCAATCTGATCGATATCGTTTCGGTACGGCAAAAAAAACCACTGGGACTTGGACACGCTATCTGGACGGCAAGGCATGTCGTCGGTGATGAACCATTTATGGTCCTGCTGGGTGACGATCTGGTCCTGAGCAAACAGCCCTGCGCCAGGCAGATGCTCAATCTTTTTGATGACGTCGGTGAGTCCATCATAGCCGTACAGAGGGTGGCCCCGGAGCAGACCCATCAATACGGTATTGTCGAGGGGGAAAAAAATGGCCGTGAACGCACCTACAAAGTAACCAGGCTCGTGGAAAAACCGGCCCCCGGAACGACTGACTCCGACATGGCCATTATCGGCAGATATATCCTGATGCCGGAAATATTTGATTTGTTGAGCAGAACCACTCCGGGCCATGGCGGAGAAATCCAGCTCACCGATGCCCTGCTTGCGCTTTCCAAAAAACGTGAGATGTTCGCCTATGAATTTGAAGGCACAAGGTATGATGCGGGTGACAAACTCGGCTATTTAAAGGCCATAATAGCCTATGGTCTCCGTCATACCGAGTTGGGTGAACCTTTTAAAGAGTATCTAAAAGAGACATTAGCGGATTTATGA